The Pochonia chlamydosporia 170 chromosome Unknown PCv3seq00027, whole genome shotgun sequence genome has a window encoding:
- a CDS encoding serine/threonine-protein kinase Sgk2 (similar to Blastomyces dermatitidis SLH14081 XP_002622053.1): MTLTKQQVQLISQHPLNDTLNRFRDKLHDFEELHHARQDDIANLLLALVGSTAAFNLPCPDGRDNVAVRLLSIKQHVPGLRLELFCPLVRCIIGKAPDVDVWDAVLKLIEKLSAFTPPPSSIAPTFKGTPVKSSSSRLADSETRDIVEGELFEEIKSCTFRNVQGFCDKFFDPKTWRREQKTMLRAILTAHDGKTWTEFPSTPDEKPVWDWLWSLEHRFLTGAPHKLHTTRTANQFKERKGQMDIFWQTPATNANDAFEYKQVLVVGEQKKSYDTGRFKATLLQLARYVRGVFADQPTRRFIHAFSLCASTMELWVFDRSGPYSSGPFDIHDEPDKFARAVVGYATMDEDAMGLDTFIERSDGCRHVTLDDASGSEMRIRLDKAMVRQRAIVCRGTTCYETQNSQVAKFSWASDKRKLEAEQLRLAEQRGVKGVARLVAYRQITTIAELREGLEFPERHPFRGESVCFEDPSSATGSTNTSSHKRKSSSDNTSDNASEPKRRRSNSQKSKLATEFNDELSIGKARPSLYTPGEDPWENRIYSCLLVSPAGRIISEFMTIKELLESMRDAIKVHQSLYIAGDILHRDISSNNIIITKPETAEGFKGMLIDLDLAKVRDSGPSGARHQTGTMQFMAIEVLRTADHTYRHDLESFFYVLLWMCARQSWNNGFGGKEEPPRDSILRKWEIGTFKHIANAKVGHMTVNGLEEVMDEFPDIFHVVKPLCLKMRSILFGETAKLNIGTPSDPNELYRAIITAYDEIIDVLLKN; the protein is encoded by the coding sequence ATGACACTTACGAAGCAACAAGTGCAGCTTATATCGCAGCACCCGCTCAATGATACACTAAATCGATTTCGAGACAAGCTACATGATTTTGAAGAATTGCACCATGCACGACAGGACGATATCGCAAACCTCTTACTGGCTTTGGTCGGTTCTACTGCAGCATTTAACCTGCCCTGCCCCGACGGAAGAGACAATGTGGCAGTGAGGCTCTTATCTATAAAGCAACATGTTCCAGGACTGAGGCTCGAGCTGTTCTGCCCTCTAGTTCGCTGCATAATCGGCAAGGCTCCCGACGTCGACGTCTGGGATGCGGTTCTCAAACTCATCGAAAAACTCAGCGCCTTCACACCCCCTCCATCAAGCATTGCCCCGACATTCAAAGGCACACCTGTCAAGTCCAGCTCGAGCCGACTTGCGGACAGCGAAACGCGCGATATCGTCGAAGGGGAGCTCTTCGAGGAAATTAAATCTTGCACATTCCGCAATGTGCAGGGATTTTGCGACAAGTTTTTCGATCCCAAGACCTGGCGCAGAGAACAGAAAACAATGCTGAGGGCGATACTGACAGCACATGATGGAAAGACATGGACAGAATTTCCCTCCACTCCCGACGAAAAACCCGTCTGGGATTGGCTTTGGTCACTGGAACATCGCTTCTTAACTGGTGCACCACACAAGCTTCATACCACCAGAACTGCCAACCAGTTTAAGGAACGGAAAGGCCAGATGGATATCTTCTGGCAAACGCCAGCCACGAACGCGAATGATGCGTTTGAGTACAAACAGGTCCTCGTAGTTGGAGAGCAAAAGAAGTCATACGACACGGGCAGGTTCAAGGCTACCCTCCTCCAGCTCGCGCGATATGTGCGAGGCGTTTTCGCCGACCAGCCGACACGCCGATTCATTCACGCATTCTCACTCTGCGCTTCCACGATGGAGCTCTGGGTCTTCGACCGCTCGGGGCCATACAGCTCGGGACCTTTCGACATTCACGACGAGCCGGATAAGTTTGCGCGTGCTGTCGTGGGTTATGCCACGATGGATGAAGATGCGATGGGCCTTGACACGTTCATCGAGCGAAGTGATGGGTGTCGTCATGTCACACTGGACGATGCAAGCGGCAGTGAAATGAGGATTAGACTGGACAAGGCAATGGTCAGGCAGCGGGCCATCGTGTGTCGCGGAACTACCTGCTACGAGACCCAGAACAGCCAAGTCGCGAAGTTCTCATGGGCATCGGATAAGCGGAAGCTAGAAGCGGAACAACTGAGATTAGCTGAACAACGGGGCGTCAAAGGCGTAGCCAGACTGGTAGCGTATCGCCAGATCACTACCATTGCAGAGCTGCGGGAGGGCCTGGAGTTCCCCGAGCGCCACCCATTCCGGGGAGAGTCTGTTTGCTTTGAAGATCCGTCGTCGGCCACGGGAAGCACAAATACATCAAGCCACAAGCGCAAGTCATCGTCTGATAACACCTCGGACAATGCGTCCGAACCTAAGAGGCGGCGGTCCAACAGCCAGAAGTCGAAGCTGGCCACGGAGTTCAACGACGAGTTGTCGATCGGCAAGGCTAGGCCGAGCCTGTACACGCCAGGCGAGGACCCGTGGGAGAACAGGATTTATTCCTGCCTCCTCGTCTCACCAGCAGGCCGAATCATAAGTGAGTTCATGACGATCAAGGAACTGCTGGAGTCGATGCGCGATGCGATCAAGGTACACCAGTCTCTGTACATTGCTGGCGACATTCTCCATCGCGACATCTCCTCGAACAACATTATTATTACAAAGCCCGAGACTGCGGAGGGCTTCAAGGGCATGCTCATCGACCTTGATCTAGCTAAAGTGAGAGACAGTGGCCCAAGCGGAGCGCGGCACCAAACCGGCACGATGCAGTTCATGGCAATCGAAGTGCTACGGACAGCCGATCACACCTACCGTCATGACCTTGAGTCGTTCTTCTATGTCCTACTTTGGATGTGTGCGCGCCAATCTTGGAACAATGGATTTGGTGGTAAGGAGGAGCCGCCTAGGGACAGCATCTTGCGGAAATGGGAGATTGGAACATTTAAGCATATTGCGAACGCTAAAGTGGGCCATATGACCGTGAATGGTCTTGAAGAGGTTATGGACGAGTTTCCAGACATATTTCATGTCGTGAAGCCGCTTTGCCTGAAGATGCGGTCCATATTGTTTGGAGAAACAGCAAAGCTGAACATCGGAACTCCTAGTGACCCCAACGAACTCTACAGAGCCATTATCACAGCTTATGACGAAATTATTGATGTGCTACTAAAGAATTAA